From one Rhizobium lentis genomic stretch:
- the rpmB gene encoding 50S ribosomal protein L28: MSRVCELTGKAVLTGNNVSHANNKTKRRFLPNLCQVTLISDALNQRYRLRVSAAALRSVEHRGGLDAFLLKASENELSMRARLLRRQIVKKTAEAA; this comes from the coding sequence ATGTCCCGCGTGTGCGAATTGACCGGCAAGGCCGTCCTGACTGGTAACAATGTCAGCCATGCCAACAACAAGACCAAGCGCCGGTTCCTGCCGAACCTGTGCCAGGTAACGCTGATTTCCGACGCTCTCAACCAGCGCTATCGTCTTCGCGTTTCGGCTGCTGCTCTTCGTTCCGTCGAGCATCGCGGTGGCCTCGATGCCTTCCTGCTGAAGGCTAGCGAAAATGAACTGTCGATGCGCGCTCGTCTGCTGCGTCGCCAGATCGTCAAGAAGACCGCCGAAGCCGCATAA
- a CDS encoding VUT family protein: protein MLKTRYTLAYVALMTLVVVASNFLVQFPLKVEVAGINLADILTWGAFSYPVAFLITDLTNRQFGPQAARKVVLAGFVVGVTLSFFTAAPRIAIASGSAYLAGQLLDIAVFNRLRRQAWWRAPLLGSLIGSALDTVMFFSLSFAPFFVFLGPNEPFALEAAPILGVFAAEAPRWISWAIGDFAVKMIVGLIMLLPYGALMNVLRPMQPARAG, encoded by the coding sequence ATGCTGAAGACCCGCTACACACTTGCCTATGTCGCGCTGATGACGCTTGTCGTCGTTGCCTCCAACTTCCTCGTCCAGTTTCCGCTGAAGGTCGAAGTCGCCGGCATCAATCTCGCCGACATCCTGACTTGGGGAGCCTTTTCCTATCCGGTCGCCTTCCTGATTACCGACCTGACCAACCGCCAGTTCGGCCCGCAGGCGGCCCGCAAGGTCGTCCTTGCCGGCTTTGTCGTCGGCGTGACGCTGTCCTTCTTCACCGCGGCGCCACGTATCGCCATCGCCTCCGGCTCGGCCTATCTCGCCGGGCAGCTGCTCGATATCGCCGTTTTCAACCGCCTGCGCCGTCAGGCCTGGTGGCGCGCGCCGCTCCTCGGTTCGCTGATCGGTTCGGCGCTGGATACGGTGATGTTCTTCTCGCTGTCCTTTGCCCCGTTTTTCGTCTTCCTCGGCCCGAACGAGCCCTTCGCCCTGGAAGCAGCTCCTATCCTCGGCGTCTTCGCCGCCGAGGCCCCGCGCTGGATTTCCTGGGCGATCGGCGATTTCGCCGTCAAGATGATCGTCGGTCTGATCATGCTGCTGCCCTATGGCGCGCTGATGAACGTATTGCGGCCGATGCAGCCCGCCCGAGCCGGCTGA
- a CDS encoding adenylate kinase translates to MVHIHVTGASGSGTTSLGHMLAERLVIAHLDTDDFFWLLTDPPFTTPREADERIRLLLAEAGRHDGWVLSGSALKWGGQIEPLYDLIVFLKIEPELRMARIRAREIARYGDRIGAGGDMEVKSGQFLEWAATYDTAGPERRSLAAHEQWLETQTAPVLRLDSSRDIDDLVAEVLLHPAIAAGAIRRR, encoded by the coding sequence ATCGTGCATATCCATGTCACGGGTGCATCCGGTTCCGGCACGACATCGCTCGGCCATATGCTCGCCGAACGGCTCGTTATCGCCCATCTCGATACTGACGATTTCTTCTGGCTGCTGACCGACCCGCCATTCACGACGCCGCGGGAGGCCGACGAACGAATCCGGCTGCTGCTTGCGGAGGCTGGCAGGCATGACGGCTGGGTGCTCTCCGGATCGGCGCTGAAATGGGGCGGGCAGATCGAGCCGCTCTATGATCTGATCGTCTTCCTCAAGATCGAGCCGGAGCTTCGGATGGCGCGGATCCGTGCGCGGGAGATTGCCCGATACGGAGACAGGATCGGGGCCGGCGGCGACATGGAGGTGAAAAGCGGACAGTTTCTGGAATGGGCGGCGACTTACGACACGGCCGGACCGGAACGCCGCAGTCTCGCGGCGCATGAGCAGTGGCTGGAAACGCAGACGGCGCCGGTCTTGCGGCTCGATTCCTCACGAGATATCGATGATCTGGTTGCCGAGGTTCTGCTGCATCCGGCCATCGCCGCAGGCGCGATCCGGCGTCGTTGA
- a CDS encoding esterase-like activity of phytase family protein: MTVKRLYRAAATALFIAAGTYPSWAGNEVPVISRQITDFRIGFSETKFGSLEFLGGLEMVSSRALFGSLSAIRFRQDQKHFVVVLDTGQWLTGNIERDAKGRLSRLSGVEITPMKNRAGRSLEGKGYMDAEGLALDGDRILVSFEQAHRVDVYPDQGFEQSRAIATLPILIPRDMLSDNRGIETITVAPASSPLQGGVVIVSERGLDSEGNRIAAILNGPLKGLFSIKRDGSFDVTDGAFLPDGDLLLLERRFNMAEGIGMRLRRIKGADIGPGAVVAGDLLLEGNFNTQIDNMEGLDAFQAADGTTHIILVSDDNHSILQRNLMLEFRLDEGTRLIGASD; the protein is encoded by the coding sequence ATGACGGTCAAACGGCTTTATCGCGCGGCGGCGACTGCTTTGTTCATCGCAGCCGGCACTTATCCTTCGTGGGCCGGCAACGAGGTGCCGGTCATTAGCCGGCAAATCACGGATTTCAGGATCGGCTTCTCGGAGACCAAATTCGGATCGCTGGAATTTCTCGGCGGGCTGGAGATGGTGTCCAGCAGAGCCTTGTTCGGCTCGCTTTCGGCGATTCGTTTCCGGCAGGATCAAAAACATTTCGTCGTCGTGCTCGATACCGGGCAGTGGCTGACCGGCAACATCGAGCGCGATGCCAAGGGCAGGCTTTCGCGCCTTTCGGGTGTCGAGATCACGCCGATGAAGAACCGCGCCGGCCGCAGCCTCGAGGGCAAGGGTTATATGGATGCCGAGGGACTGGCGCTCGACGGCGACCGGATACTGGTGTCTTTCGAGCAGGCCCATCGCGTCGACGTCTATCCCGATCAAGGCTTTGAGCAATCGCGCGCCATCGCCACCCTGCCGATCCTCATCCCGCGCGATATGCTGAGCGACAATCGCGGTATCGAAACCATTACCGTGGCGCCCGCCTCCAGCCCGTTGCAGGGCGGTGTGGTCATCGTCTCCGAGCGCGGTCTCGACAGCGAGGGCAACCGGATTGCGGCTATCCTCAACGGGCCGCTGAAAGGTCTGTTCTCGATCAAGCGGGACGGCAGTTTCGACGTCACCGACGGCGCCTTCCTGCCGGACGGCGATCTCTTGCTGCTGGAGCGGCGGTTCAATATGGCGGAAGGCATCGGCATGCGGCTTCGACGCATCAAAGGCGCCGATATCGGGCCCGGCGCCGTCGTTGCCGGAGACTTGCTGCTCGAAGGCAATTTCAACACGCAGATCGACAATATGGAAGGACTTGACGCTTTCCAGGCCGCCGACGGCACGACCCACATCATTCTGGTGTCGGACGACAACCACTCGATCCTGCAGCGCAATCTGATGCTGGAGTTCCGGCTCGACGAAGGGACCCGATTGATCGGGGCGTCAGATTGA
- the cobT gene encoding cobaltochelatase subunit CobT codes for MAARGDNSKAKPGAPVDAEPLRRAISGCVRSIAGDGDVEVTFANERPGMTGERIRLPELSKRPTAHELAVTRGLGDSMALRLACHDEKVHATMAPQGSDARAIFDAVEQARVESIGALRMEGMAANLRSMTEEKYSKANFTGIERQEDAPVGEAVAMMVREKLTGERPPASAGKVLDLWRSFIEDKAGSEFDNLSEAINDQQAFAKVIRNMLSAMEMAEEYGDDDSEADNDDQSEQEDQPSGDEQDQDEVDEDAGTDAAPVEDSEVSDEQMEDGETEGAEISDDDMMEEGEDDSETPGETRRPNTPFADFNEKVDYHVYTEEFDEIITAEELCDAAELERLRAFLDKQLAHLQGAVGRLANRLQRRLMAQQNRSWDFDLEEGYLDTARLQRIIIDPMQPLSFKMERDTQFRDTVVTLLIDNSGSMRGRPITVAATCADILARTLERCGVKVEILGFTTKAWKGGQARETWLAGGKPQTPGRLNDLRHIIYKSADAPWRRARANLGLMMREGLLKENIDGEALIWAHNRLLARREQRRILMMISDGAPVDDSTLSVNPGNYLERHLRAVIEQIETRSPVELLAIGIGHDVTRYYRRAVTIVDADELAGAMTEQLASLFEDQSAQPRGSRLRRAG; via the coding sequence ATGGCAGCTCGCGGTGACAATTCGAAAGCAAAGCCCGGCGCGCCCGTCGACGCGGAGCCACTGCGCCGGGCGATATCAGGTTGCGTACGCTCGATCGCTGGCGACGGCGATGTCGAGGTGACCTTCGCCAACGAACGGCCGGGGATGACCGGCGAGCGCATCCGGCTGCCGGAGCTTTCCAAGCGGCCGACGGCGCATGAGCTGGCGGTCACCCGAGGGCTCGGCGATTCCATGGCGCTGCGGCTGGCCTGCCACGACGAGAAGGTGCATGCGACGATGGCGCCGCAGGGCTCGGATGCCCGGGCGATCTTCGATGCGGTGGAGCAGGCGCGGGTCGAATCGATCGGCGCGCTACGCATGGAGGGCATGGCTGCGAATCTGCGCTCCATGACCGAGGAGAAATATTCCAAGGCCAATTTCACCGGCATCGAGCGCCAGGAAGACGCACCGGTCGGCGAAGCCGTGGCGATGATGGTGCGCGAGAAGCTGACCGGCGAGCGTCCGCCTGCTTCCGCCGGCAAAGTTCTGGATCTCTGGCGCAGCTTCATCGAGGACAAGGCCGGCTCCGAGTTCGACAACCTGTCGGAGGCGATCAACGACCAGCAGGCCTTCGCCAAGGTTATCCGCAACATGCTGTCGGCCATGGAGATGGCCGAGGAGTACGGCGACGACGACAGCGAGGCCGACAATGACGATCAGTCGGAACAGGAAGACCAGCCGAGCGGCGACGAGCAGGACCAGGACGAGGTCGACGAAGATGCCGGCACCGATGCCGCCCCCGTCGAGGACAGCGAAGTCTCCGACGAGCAGATGGAGGACGGCGAGACCGAAGGCGCCGAAATCTCCGACGACGACATGATGGAGGAAGGCGAGGACGATTCGGAAACGCCGGGCGAGACCCGCCGTCCGAACACACCTTTTGCCGACTTCAACGAAAAGGTCGATTATCACGTCTATACCGAAGAGTTCGACGAGATCATCACCGCCGAGGAGCTGTGCGATGCCGCCGAGCTGGAGCGCCTGCGCGCCTTCCTCGACAAGCAGCTGGCGCATCTGCAGGGCGCGGTCGGGCGGCTCGCCAATCGGCTGCAACGCCGCCTGATGGCCCAGCAGAACCGTTCCTGGGATTTCGATCTGGAAGAGGGTTATCTCGACACCGCCCGGCTGCAGCGCATCATCATCGATCCGATGCAGCCGCTCTCCTTCAAGATGGAGCGCGACACCCAGTTCCGCGATACCGTCGTCACCCTGCTCATCGACAATTCCGGCTCGATGCGCGGCCGGCCGATCACCGTTGCCGCCACATGCGCCGACATTCTGGCTCGCACGCTGGAACGCTGCGGCGTCAAGGTCGAGATCCTCGGCTTTACGACAAAGGCATGGAAGGGCGGGCAGGCGCGCGAAACCTGGCTTGCCGGCGGTAAGCCGCAGACGCCGGGCCGTCTCAACGACCTGCGCCACATCATCTACAAGTCGGCCGACGCGCCGTGGCGGCGGGCGCGCGCCAATCTCGGGCTGATGATGCGCGAGGGCCTGCTCAAAGAGAATATCGACGGCGAGGCGCTGATCTGGGCCCATAATCGCCTGCTCGCGCGCCGCGAGCAACGGCGTATCCTGATGATGATCTCGGACGGCGCGCCGGTGGACGATTCGACGCTGTCGGTCAATCCGGGCAATTATCTCGAGCGGCATCTGCGCGCCGTCATCGAACAGATCGAGACGCGCTCGCCGGTGGAATTGCTGGCGATCGGCATCGGTCACGACGTGACGCGCTACTATCGCCGTGCCGTGACGATCGTCGATGCGGACGAGCTTGCCGGCGCGATGACCGAACAGCTTGCCTCGCTCTTCGAAGATCAATCCGCCCAGCCGCGCGGCAGCCGGCTACGCCGTGCCGGCTGA
- the cobS gene encoding cobaltochelatase subunit CobS, producing MSKIDLDISELPDTTVSVRETFGIDSDIRVPAYSKGDAYVPDLDPDYLFDRETTLAILAGFAHNRRVMISGYHGTGKSSHIEQVAARLNWPCVRINLDSHVSRIDLVGKDAIVVKDGLQVTEFKDGILPWAYQHNVALVFDEYDAGRPDVMFVIQRVLESSGRLTLLDQSRVIRPHPAFRLFATANTIGLGDTTGLYHGTQQINQAQMDRWSIVTTLNYLPHDHEVNIVAAKVKSFGKDKNGREIVSKMVRVADLTRAAFMNGDLSTVMSPRTVITWAENAEIFGDLAFAFRVTFLNKCDELERPLVAEHYQRAFGVELKESAANIVLGA from the coding sequence ATGAGCAAGATCGACCTCGATATTTCAGAACTGCCCGATACTACCGTTTCGGTCCGCGAGACCTTCGGCATCGATTCCGACATCCGCGTTCCTGCCTACAGCAAGGGTGACGCCTATGTGCCGGATCTCGATCCCGACTACCTGTTCGACCGCGAGACGACGCTCGCCATTCTCGCAGGCTTCGCGCATAACCGCCGCGTGATGATCTCCGGCTATCACGGCACGGGCAAGTCCTCGCATATCGAGCAGGTGGCGGCGCGGCTCAACTGGCCTTGCGTGCGTATCAACCTCGACAGCCATGTCAGCCGTATCGATCTCGTCGGCAAGGATGCCATCGTCGTCAAGGACGGGCTGCAGGTCACCGAATTCAAGGACGGTATCCTGCCCTGGGCCTATCAGCACAACGTCGCGCTCGTCTTCGACGAATATGATGCCGGTCGTCCCGACGTGATGTTCGTCATCCAGCGCGTGCTCGAATCTTCCGGCCGCCTGACTTTGCTCGACCAGAGCCGCGTCATACGGCCGCACCCGGCTTTCCGCCTGTTTGCCACCGCCAACACGATCGGTCTCGGCGATACCACAGGCCTCTACCATGGCACGCAGCAGATCAACCAGGCGCAGATGGACCGCTGGTCGATCGTGACGACGCTGAACTACCTGCCGCACGATCACGAAGTGAATATCGTCGCCGCCAAGGTGAAGAGCTTCGGCAAGGACAAGAACGGCCGCGAGATCGTTTCGAAGATGGTTCGCGTGGCCGACCTGACGCGCGCCGCCTTCATGAATGGCGATCTGTCGACCGTCATGAGCCCGCGCACGGTCATCACCTGGGCCGAGAACGCCGAAATCTTCGGCGATCTGGCCTTCGCCTTCCGCGTTACCTTCCTCAACAAGTGCGACGAACTGGAGCGCCCGCTGGTCGCCGAGCACTATCAGCGCGCCTTCGGCGTCGAGTTGAAGGAAAGCGCCGCCAACATCGTTCTCGGAGCCTGA
- a CDS encoding J domain-containing protein, translating into MRLDSKYFDRIRTRRKREQETEQAPPTCQWDGCDKKGAHRAPVGRNAEGQFFLFCFEHVKEYNKGYNYFSGLSDGEIARYQKEAITGHRPTWTVGVNKSAKDSPLHSEVRSGAYSRVRDPFGFVKEGGKGSGPRFPQARKLKSLESKAFDTMGLHANATSAEIKSRYKELVKKHHPDANGGDRGSEERFRAVIQAYQLLKQNGFC; encoded by the coding sequence ATGAGACTTGATTCAAAATACTTCGATCGCATCCGCACACGCCGCAAACGCGAGCAGGAGACAGAGCAGGCGCCGCCTACCTGTCAATGGGACGGCTGCGATAAGAAAGGTGCGCATCGCGCTCCGGTGGGGCGCAATGCGGAAGGCCAGTTCTTTTTGTTCTGCTTCGAGCACGTCAAGGAATACAATAAGGGCTATAATTATTTCTCCGGCCTTTCGGACGGCGAGATCGCGCGCTACCAGAAAGAGGCGATCACCGGCCATCGACCGACATGGACCGTCGGCGTCAATAAGTCGGCCAAGGACAGCCCGCTGCATTCCGAGGTGCGCTCCGGCGCCTACTCGCGCGTTCGCGATCCCTTCGGCTTCGTCAAGGAAGGCGGCAAGGGCAGCGGGCCGCGCTTTCCCCAGGCGCGCAAGCTGAAATCGCTCGAAAGCAAAGCCTTCGACACGATGGGTCTCCACGCCAACGCGACCTCGGCGGAGATCAAGAGCCGCTACAAGGAGCTGGTCAAGAAGCACCATCCGGATGCCAATGGCGGCGACCGCGGCTCGGAAGAGCGTTTCCGCGCCGTCATCCAGGCGTATCAATTGTTGAAGCAGAACGGTTTTTGTTAA
- a CDS encoding BolA family protein: MMTLRTRIEEKLIEAFAPERLSVIDESHLHAGHQPDITGTGETHMRVRIVSTKFAGLSRLARHRAITDLLKPELDAGLHALAVEPAAPGEPTRW; encoded by the coding sequence ATGATGACCCTGCGGACCCGCATCGAAGAAAAACTTATCGAAGCCTTCGCGCCCGAACGCTTGAGCGTCATCGACGAAAGCCATCTGCATGCCGGCCACCAGCCTGACATCACGGGCACCGGCGAAACCCACATGCGGGTGAGGATCGTTTCGACTAAATTTGCCGGCCTCTCCCGCCTGGCGCGCCACCGGGCGATCACCGATCTGTTGAAACCGGAGCTCGATGCCGGCCTGCACGCGCTGGCCGTCGAACCGGCGGCACCTGGTGAACCCACCCGCTGGTAG
- a CDS encoding HlyC/CorC family transporter gives MTIEGALEFLAAHWPEILSIAALVLMSAFFSGTETALTAVSRSRIHTLEVNGDERAGLVRRLIERRDRLIGALLIGNNLANILSSSIATSLLLGLFGSSGVALATLAMTVILVIFAEVLPKSWAISTPERFALAVALPTRLFVAVVGPISSFVNGVVRRILSLFGINLSREISMLTAHEELRGAVDLLHREGSVVKADRDRLGGVLDLGELELSDIMVHRTKMRAINADDPPEAVVRAILESPYTRMPLWRGTIDNIIGVVHAKDLLRALAEPNMEPQNLDIVKIAQKPWFVPDSTNLEDQLNAFLRRKQHFAVVVDEYGEVQGIVTLEDILEEIVGDISDEHDIEMQGVRQEADGSVVVDGSVPIRDLNRALDWNLPDEEATTIAGLVIHESMTIPEERQAFTFYGKRFVVMKREKNRITKLRIRPAQEGDTKPV, from the coding sequence ATGACGATCGAAGGCGCTTTGGAATTTCTCGCGGCACACTGGCCGGAGATTCTTTCGATCGCCGCGCTCGTGCTGATGTCCGCCTTCTTTTCCGGCACGGAGACCGCGCTCACCGCCGTATCGCGCAGCCGCATCCATACGCTCGAAGTGAACGGCGACGAACGCGCCGGTCTCGTGCGCCGGCTGATCGAAAGGCGCGACCGGCTGATCGGCGCGCTGCTGATCGGCAACAATCTTGCCAATATCCTCTCCTCCTCGATCGCGACAAGCCTCTTGCTCGGGCTGTTCGGCAGTTCCGGCGTGGCGCTGGCGACGCTTGCCATGACCGTCATCCTCGTCATCTTCGCGGAAGTGCTGCCGAAGAGCTGGGCGATATCGACGCCGGAACGCTTCGCGCTCGCCGTAGCCCTTCCGACCAGGCTCTTCGTCGCTGTCGTCGGGCCGATTTCCTCCTTCGTCAATGGTGTGGTCCGGCGGATTCTTTCACTGTTCGGCATCAATCTGTCGCGAGAGATATCGATGTTGACGGCGCATGAGGAACTGCGCGGCGCCGTCGATCTCCTGCACCGCGAGGGGTCGGTGGTGAAGGCCGATCGCGACCGGCTCGGCGGCGTGCTGGATCTCGGCGAGCTGGAACTTTCCGACATCATGGTTCACCGCACCAAGATGCGGGCGATCAATGCCGACGATCCGCCGGAGGCGGTCGTGCGCGCCATCCTCGAAAGTCCCTATACGCGCATGCCGCTGTGGCGCGGCACGATCGACAACATCATCGGCGTGGTCCACGCCAAGGATCTCCTGCGGGCGCTTGCCGAGCCGAACATGGAGCCGCAGAATCTCGATATCGTGAAGATTGCGCAGAAGCCGTGGTTCGTGCCCGACAGCACCAATCTCGAGGATCAGCTCAACGCCTTCCTGCGGCGCAAGCAGCATTTTGCCGTCGTCGTCGACGAGTATGGCGAGGTCCAGGGCATCGTCACGCTGGAGGATATTCTCGAAGAAATCGTCGGCGACATTTCCGACGAGCACGATATCGAGATGCAGGGGGTGCGCCAGGAAGCTGACGGTTCCGTCGTCGTCGACGGCAGCGTGCCGATCCGCGATCTCAACCGCGCGCTCGACTGGAACCTGCCCGACGAGGAGGCGACAACCATCGCCGGCCTCGTCATCCATGAATCGATGACCATCCCGGAAGAGCGTCAGGCCTTCACCTTCTACGGCAAACGTTTCGTCGTGATGAAGCGGGAGAAAAACCGCATCACCAAGCTGCGCATCCGCCCCGCGCAGGAAGGCGACACAAAACCGGTGTGA
- the aroB gene encoding 3-dehydroquinate synthase, which produces MNAISSTSSVQTVHVPLGERAYDILIGPGLIARAGAEIASRLKGRKAAVVTDENVAPPYLDALVASLDAAGIASAGVVLPAGEKTKSFEHLITVCDKVLEARVERNDCVIALGGGVIGDLSGFAAGIVRRGVRFVQVPTSLLAQVDSSVGGKTGINSRHGKNLVGVFHQPDLVLADTDVLNTLSEREFRAGYAEVAKYGLIDKPDFFSWLETNWKAVFAGSSARIEAIATSCQAKADVVVADERETGQRALLNLGHTFGHALEAATAYDSRRLVHGEGVSIGMVLAHEFSARMNLASPDDARRVERHLNEVGLPTRMSDIPGELPPAETLMEAIAQDKKVKSGKLTFILTRGIGQSFVADDVPASEVLSFLREKHG; this is translated from the coding sequence ATGAATGCGATAAGCTCCACCTCATCAGTCCAGACGGTGCATGTGCCGCTCGGCGAGCGCGCCTACGACATCCTGATCGGGCCGGGGCTGATTGCGCGTGCCGGCGCCGAGATCGCCTCCCGCCTGAAAGGCCGCAAGGCGGCTGTCGTCACCGACGAAAATGTCGCGCCGCCCTATCTCGACGCCCTCGTCGCGAGCCTTGATGCGGCGGGCATTGCCTCCGCCGGGGTCGTCCTGCCGGCTGGCGAGAAGACGAAGAGCTTCGAACATCTGATCACGGTCTGCGACAAGGTGCTCGAAGCCCGCGTCGAGCGCAACGACTGCGTCATCGCCCTCGGCGGCGGCGTCATCGGTGACCTCTCGGGTTTTGCCGCCGGCATCGTCCGGCGCGGCGTGCGCTTCGTGCAAGTGCCGACCTCGTTGCTGGCGCAGGTCGATTCCTCCGTCGGCGGCAAGACCGGCATCAATTCCCGCCATGGCAAAAACCTCGTCGGCGTGTTCCATCAGCCGGACCTGGTGCTGGCCGATACAGATGTGCTGAATACGCTGAGCGAGCGCGAATTTCGCGCCGGTTACGCCGAGGTCGCGAAATACGGGCTGATCGACAAGCCGGATTTCTTCTCCTGGCTGGAAACGAACTGGAAGGCCGTGTTTGCGGGCAGCTCCGCTCGCATCGAGGCGATCGCCACGAGCTGCCAGGCGAAGGCCGACGTCGTCGTCGCCGACGAGCGTGAGACCGGTCAGCGGGCGTTGCTCAACCTCGGCCATACGTTCGGCCATGCCCTGGAAGCGGCGACCGCCTATGACAGCCGCCGCCTCGTGCACGGCGAGGGTGTGTCGATCGGCATGGTGCTGGCGCATGAGTTTTCCGCACGCATGAACCTTGCGAGCCCCGACGATGCGCGGCGCGTCGAGCGGCATCTGAACGAGGTCGGCCTGCCGACCCGCATGTCTGACATTCCTGGGGAACTGCCGCCGGCCGAAACACTGATGGAGGCGATCGCGCAGGACAAGAAGGTCAAGAGCGGCAAGCTTACCTTCATCCTGACGCGCGGCATCGGCCAATCCTTCGTCGCCGATGATGTCCCGGCGTCCGAGGTCCTCAGCTTTCTCAGGGAAAAACACGGCTGA
- a CDS encoding shikimate kinase produces the protein MSEPLLTVADSLKDRARAALGSRNLILVGLMGAGKSSVGRIVASQLGIPFIDSDHEIERVSRMTIPELFAAYGEEEFRALETRVIKRLLKSGPRVVSTGGGAFINERTRRHIKKGGVSVWLKADLDVLWERVNKRDTRPLLKTENPKQTLENLMNARYPVYAQADLTVLSRDVRKEIMADEVLKAVVEQKESAAS, from the coding sequence ATGAGTGAACCACTGCTGACCGTTGCTGACAGCCTGAAAGACAGAGCTCGCGCCGCGCTCGGTTCACGCAATCTGATCCTCGTCGGCCTGATGGGTGCGGGGAAATCCTCCGTCGGGCGCATCGTCGCCAGCCAGCTCGGCATTCCCTTCATCGACAGCGACCACGAAATCGAACGGGTGTCACGTATGACGATCCCCGAACTCTTCGCAGCCTATGGCGAGGAAGAGTTCCGGGCGCTGGAAACGCGGGTGATAAAGCGCCTGTTAAAGAGCGGGCCACGCGTCGTCTCCACGGGCGGCGGCGCCTTCATCAACGAGCGCACGCGCAGGCATATCAAGAAGGGCGGCGTTTCGGTCTGGCTGAAGGCGGATCTCGACGTGCTCTGGGAGCGGGTCAACAAACGCGACACGCGGCCGCTGCTCAAGACAGAAAATCCGAAGCAGACCCTCGAAAACTTGATGAACGCGCGTTATCCGGTCTATGCGCAGGCCGATCTCACCGTGCTTTCGCGCGACGTGCGCAAGGAAATCATGGCGGACGAGGTACTGAAGGCCGTGGTCGAACAGAAAGAAAGTGCAGCGTCATGA
- the xerD gene encoding site-specific tyrosine recombinase XerD has product MDLSRVHVESFLEMMSAERGAAANTLQSYERDLDDISAFLNSRSIRLTEAASTDLAAYLASLARQGFKPSSQARRLAAMRQFYKFLYAEGLRTDDPTGVLDAPKKGRALPKTMGVEEVGRLLSQAQTEANDPAPGQLQRLRMLALLELLYATGMRVSELVSLPARVLDQEGRFLMIRGKGNKERLVPLSHSAIAALKSYGRLLAAENAAVKEPQQSPWLFPAASKEGYLPRQVFARDLKNLAIRAGLTPSLISPHVMRHAFASHLLANGADLRVVQELLGHSDISTTQIYTHVLEERLQQLVQTHHPLAKQAKKHE; this is encoded by the coding sequence ATGGATCTCAGCCGCGTCCACGTGGAATCCTTCCTGGAAATGATGAGCGCCGAACGTGGCGCCGCCGCCAATACGCTGCAATCCTATGAGCGCGACCTCGACGACATCAGCGCTTTCCTGAACAGCCGCAGCATAAGGTTGACCGAAGCCGCCTCCACCGATCTGGCCGCCTATCTCGCCTCGCTCGCCCGCCAGGGCTTCAAGCCTTCCTCGCAGGCGCGCCGGCTTGCCGCCATGCGGCAATTCTACAAGTTCCTCTACGCTGAAGGCCTTCGGACCGACGACCCCACAGGCGTTCTCGATGCGCCGAAAAAGGGGCGCGCGTTGCCGAAGACGATGGGGGTCGAAGAGGTCGGCAGGCTGCTTTCCCAAGCGCAGACCGAGGCCAACGACCCGGCTCCGGGCCAGTTGCAGCGCCTGCGTATGCTGGCGCTCCTGGAACTGCTCTATGCCACAGGCATGCGCGTCAGCGAACTCGTGTCGCTTCCTGCCCGTGTGCTCGATCAGGAGGGCCGCTTCCTGATGATCCGCGGCAAGGGCAACAAGGAACGGCTGGTGCCGCTGTCGCACTCGGCGATTGCAGCCCTGAAGTCGTATGGGCGCCTGCTGGCGGCCGAAAATGCAGCAGTAAAGGAACCGCAGCAAAGCCCCTGGCTGTTTCCCGCCGCCTCCAAGGAGGGATATCTGCCGCGCCAGGTCTTCGCGCGCGACCTCAAGAACCTGGCGATCCGCGCCGGGCTGACGCCGTCGCTGATATCGCCGCATGTCATGCGCCATGCCTTCGCCAGTCATCTGCTTGCCAACGGCGCCGACCTGCGCGTCGTGCAGGAACTCCTCGGCCATTCGGACATTTCGACCACACAGATCTACACCCATGTCCTCGAAGAGAGGCTTCAGCAGCTGGTCCAGACGCACCACCCCCTTGCCAAACAGGCGAAAAAGCACGAATAG